Part of the Propionimicrobium sp. PCR01-08-3 genome, GTCCTCGGAGTGCTGTCCGCCGGTGAACAGGTGGAGCGCCGCGGCGACCCGCAGGGCGAGTGGACACCGGTCAGCTACGCCGGGCAGGACGCCTGGGTTTTCTCGCAATACTCCACTTTGGACAGCATCGATGCTGCTCCGGGAGGGACCGCGACCGCGATCGAGCCGTTGAATGTGCGGGCGGCGGCGTCCACCCTGACCACGATCTATGGAGTGCTGACGGTCGGCGAATCCGTCGCGGTGACCGGTGAGCAGGTGGGCGGCTGGGTGCCCGTGCAGTACAAGGGACGCGATGCGTTCTGCTATGCGCCCTATCTGAAATCGGACGCCACCACCGATGCTCCGGCCACGAATCCGTACCCGGTCACCCCGGAGGCACCGCAGGCTCCCGAGGTCGTGAATGAAGGCGGCACCGCCGACAATTCCGGTACCGGTGGCGACGGCTTCCCCGACAACGACAACGACCTCGGCAATGTCGTCACCATTCCCGAGCACGACGCGGATACCGGCAGTGGGGACGCGTCGTCGGCCGATGTCACGGCTCCTGATGAACCGGCGGTGCCAGCGGACGACGGTGTGGCCGGTGAGGCCGAGCCGAGTGAGCCGACAACCTCCGGCGAGGACCAGCCGAGCGAACCTGTAACCTCCGACGAGACCGAAGTCCCCGACACGGACACGAGCGCACCGGAGCCGAGCACCGATCCGGCTCCGGACGAAGGCTCCGTGGCCACCGGCAGCGCCAACGCCAGGACCGCACTCAACGTGCGCAGCGGGCCCGGCACCAGCTACCCGGTCCTCGGCACGCTTTCGACCGGGGAACAGATCAGCACGCGTGGCGATGACCAGAGCGGCTGGACCCCGGTGATCTATAACGGCCAGGACGGCTGGGTCTCCAGCGAGTTCCTGTCGTACACCGGCGAGGTGGACGAGGAGGAGCCGGCTGCCGGTCAGACGACGACCGGATACACCACCACCGACGTGAACCTACGCACCGGGCCGAGCCTCGACTATCGAGTTGCGCGGGTACTGGATCCCGGCACCGAGATTCAACTCACCGGTGTCACCCAGAACGGTTACAGCCAGGTCGATGACGGCGGCACGCTGCTGTGGATCTCGACCACCTACGTCAGCGACACCCCGGTGACCACCGGTGGTGGTTCGGGCCCCTCGCAGGGACCGAGCGTCCCGCCCGGGTCTGATACCGGAACCTCGCTGAACACCGGCGGCTCATCCGGCCTGGACGGCCTGACTGACTCCGGCAAGGGCATCGTCTATGCGGTGCGGGCGAATTTCCCGCAAATCGGCACGATGTACGGGGTGCGTCCCGATTCGATTCCGGACCATCCCAGCGGCCGGGCGGTCGACATCATGTTGCCTGGCGGGGTCAGCGATGTCGATCTCGGCAACCAGATCGCCGCCTACATGCAGGCCAATGCCGATTCGCTGAATATCGAGTACATCATCTACCGCCAGCAGATCTGGATCAATGGCCAAAGCGGCTGGACCGCGATGGCCGATCGTGGCTCGGCGACGGCCAACCACATGGATCATGTGCACGTCTCGGTGAACTACTGAGCTGAGTTTGGGGGTAAGCGCGACTGTCGGTTAAGCTAGCCCTCGCGTCCCCATCGTCTAGCGGCCTAGGACACTGCCCTTTCAAGGCAGCAGCGCCGGTTCGAATCCGGTTGGGGATACGAATCGAACAGCCTAGTCAGACTGCAAGTCTGCTGGGCTGTTTTTGTTCGCAAACTTGCCATCGGCAGTGGCCTGGATTCCTTGCTGCTACCAGGACTGCTCGCTCAGGGTCTGATTCTGAATTCAACAAGACGGTTTGTATCATCGTCCTGGAAGCTGACTTGCCGCCATGGTTACAGATCGCCTCTGCATCCGCACAGTAGAAATATAAGCATCAAATCTCACGTTGACGAGCACAGAGACTCCAGTCATTAGCGATCGCTTCGCACGGGAAGCAGTTCATCACGCTCACGTTTTGGCGTCTTTCCTCAACGCGAGGTCATCGATGTGTTCTTCCGACAGCAGGTTTTGCTCTACTAGAAGCGCGGCACCCCGCACGCCGCCTGTGTCATCCAACTGGCTGTTCAGGATCGATAGCTTGCGTGTAGCAAGCGGCAGCGAGCGTTCGTAGACGACGCTTCGAACTGCTGCCACGAACTGGTCCGAAGCGCATCCGACCCGACCGCCGATGATGATCGCCTGTGGGTTCAGCAAGCTCGTGGCCACAGCCACCGCTTCACCCACACGTTGCGCCGCCTCATGGACCAAATCCATTACCAGCGGAGTGCCGTGCTGGATGACGTCTGCAACCTCACCTGCATCGATCCCCGCATAGGATGATTCGCGCGCAGCAAAGTCCCTCGCAAGCGCCCATCCGCCAGCGAGCGCCTCCAAACATCCACGTTTTCCGCATCGACAGATGATGTCCTCGCGACCTGCGACATGGACGTGCCCGATGTCCCCCGCGGCGCCATCGGCGCCTCGATCGATTGCTCCGGATATCTTCAGCGCGCTGCCTATGCCCTGACCGATTTTTACGAACAGCACATGCTCTACGTCTGTTAAAACCGTCTCGCTCTCAGCAAGGAGAAGGAGGTTCACATCATTGTCGACGAATGTAGGAACGCCAAAGATGTCGCGAAAGTACCCTGCGATATCAAAGCCTGACCACCCGGACATCACGGACCAGCCCACGGTACGACCGCCCGGATAGTCCACGGGGGCAGGAACGCCGACGCCGACTCCCGCGATCTGACGCTGTTCTGGCTTCAGTCCGTCCTGCAGTTCGGTTGCGGCGACAACGACGTTGGAGAGCAGGTGGTCTGAGGCGACGGTCAGGTCGATTGGAATCGCTTGTTGAGCAATAATCTTCCCACCGAACGCCACGAACGCCACCCGAGCGTATCGTTCACCAATATCAACACACAGCGAGATAAACCGTTCCGCGGCGAACTCGATACTGCTGGCGGGACGCCCACCAGTCGAGTTGCGCGCGGTGGTTGCGCGGGCCAGTCCAAGCCTCGTCAGTGCCGTCACGCGTTCATCGACGGTCGGTCTCGACAGTTCTGTCGCACGGGCGATCTCGCTACGGGTGGCGGAGCCGCCCGCCTCAATGATTGTGCGCAGCACTGCCCCGGGTCCGGTCTTCTGTCGCCGGGAGTGGTTCGCTGCGCTCAAGGACGCACCATCCTTCTCTTTCCCGCACAATGGGATCGTCTGAGATTAATGTTGTAAACGCTCAATTCCCGCAGTCCATCTGGGTTCATGCGCCGGTCTCGGTTAGGACACGTGCCAGCTTAGTGAACTGATGCCATCGGTCACTGAGCGGCCCGCTGTACTCCGCCTCTCCACGACGTCCCCCGGATACTGCGTGATCCGGCTCGTCAGGGACGGCCCACCCGCTGCTCTCGGCTGCTATTTGAGCCACGCCGAAGGAGGAGCCTCGGTCAGTGAATCTAATCGGCTGCTCAAACACTTGGGCAAGGATGCTGCGCCACCGGTCGATCTCTGTGCCTCCGCCTGACGCGACGAGTCGGAAGTCTCCTCCGATCCGAGATGCGTCTGCTACCTTATCTGCGAGCGTCCTCAGGTCGAACGCGACGCCTTCCATTACTGAGTAGACGAGGTCGCCCGAACTTTGGGAGGAAGTCAGCCCGATGAAGGAACCTGGCGCGCCCCCTCCGTTCTCTGTGTCTCGTTGACCTTGAAGGTAGGGCAGAAACACAGGGGCATTGGTGGGCCCTGTGGCGGTGACAGCGAGTCTTCCTACGTCTTGGCCCAATAGGCTCGCGATCCACTCGAGGGCGAGGCCGGAGCTGTGGCTTGAGTCGAGGACCAGCCATTGGCTACCTGTCACATGCCGGAATGAGCCAGCCACGGGCTGAGCACTCACCGTGAATGCCACACCCGAGGTCCCCAGCGATAGGCCGACTGTTGTAAGGTCCGTGACTCCCAAGGCCACCGCCTGAGCAGATTGATCGCCGCATCCTGCGACCACGGGAACTCCGCCCAACACTGCGGCCAGGTCATCAGGCAACATGCAGTTGTGCTCTCCGATCGTTCCTGTGATCTCATGCGAGGCGACAGTCGGTGGCAGAAACCCCATCGGTATCCCGATTTGCGCGCATAAGTCGGAGTCCCATGTGCCCGTGTGTGTGTTTAGCAACCCGGTCCCTGACGCATCACTCAAGTCTGTCGCGATACCCGCACCGAGACGGCGCCGAATCTCGTCTTTCGGATTGAGAGTCAGGCTGACCCGGGCGAACGCTTCCGGTTCATGAGCGCGCAGCCATAGGGCGTGCGCGACGGTGAGCGCCGGCATAGCCTGATTGCCAGTGATCTCGGCGTACTGCGGAATGTGCCGGTTGATCCATGCGCATTCAGCTCCGGCCCGTTTGTCTGACCACAGGATCGATGGTCTGACAGCCTTCCTGCGATCGTCTAGAAAGACACTGGTATGCATCTGACCCGTCAGCCCGACGGTGCTGGTGCTAGGGCTGACTTGCACCGACTCCTTTGCGAGCTCGCTCAGCAGTTGGCGCAGGACGTCAACCGTCGCCAGCCACCAGGACTGCGTGCTCTGTTCAGCCCATCCAGGCTGCGGAGCCCCTGTCGGGTAGACGGCAGAGCGCACGTTGATCACTCGTCCGTCTTCAACGATGGCCGTCCCTTTGACTGAACTCGTCCCGACGTCGAGACCGACAGCCACTTTCGGGGTGTCCATCACCACAGCGTGTATCCCCCATCAATGGTGAGAACCGTGCCTGTCATGAACGAGGAGTCGTCGCTGGCGAGGTAGAGGGCGAGGGGCGCGATCTCGGACGGAGATCCATAGCGTCCCATAGGTACTTCATCCCGCCAGTAGTGCGCATAATCCTCGTACTCGGTCGAGGCGATCGCTGTGCGTACGTAACCCGGAGCAATACAATTCACGCGAACGCCGTCACGCGCCCACTCAGCAGCCAGAGAACGAGTGAGGTGGTGAACGGCAGCCTTGGACACGCCATAGGGCAGGTGCCATTGTGGGCGGTTGACGATCTGTCCGGACATGGATCCTATGTTGATGATTGAACCATGACCAGCCGGGACCATGACACGCCCGAAAATCTGGCACATGCGCCATGTACCGTTCAAGTTCGTATCAAGGACTCGGTCCCAATCCTCATCAGTCAGCTGAAGTGCCGTGGAGTGTAAACCGATTCCCGCAGAGTTGACGACGATATCGACGCCGCCGTGTTGGGCGACGACGTCTTGGCAGAGCCTCTCCACGGACTCGCGAGTCGTCACGTCCAACTCATGTGCCTCCGCAGTCCCTCCTGTCTGGACGATCTGGTCAACCGTGCTCTGGCAGGCCTCCGCATGGCGGGCCGCAACGATCACGGCGGCACCGGCTTCCGCGAGCTTCTGCGCGATTCCTTGTCCTATCCCGCTGCTGCCGCCTGACACGACAGCTGTCTTACCGACCAACGAGAACGTGTCGGCTTGGGTTGGCTTATGCATCTTCTGGGGCCTTCCTTTCGATGAGGGCGCTTTCAACTTCTGTCGGAGCAAGAGCTCCCGTCATGACCGCCACCACATCACTCATGGAGGTGACTTTCGGATCCACAACTGCAGCGCGATGACCAAGCCGGTGAATGTGGATCCGGTCCGCGATCCCTCCGACCTCTTGCATGTTGTGACTGATGAGCACCACGGGCAGTCCTCTCTCTTTCACGCGTTGGATCAGTTCGAGCACTTCACCGGACTCGCGCACCCCAAGTGCCGCAGTGGGTTCATCCATGATGACAACCTTGGAAGCCCACGCAGCGGCCCGCGCAATGGCAACCGCCTGGCGCTGTCCTCCTGACAAGGTCTCGACCCGCTGGTCCACGGAGTGGATGCCGACGCCGAGGTCCGCGATGTACGCTGCGGAACGCTTGCGCATCTCCCTTTTGTCCAGGTTGCGGAAAAGCCTGCCTACGAGGCCCCCCTTACGGAGTTCTCGCCCCATGAAAACATTCGACGCGATATCCATTTGTGGACAGACTGCGAGGTCCTGGTACACGCATTCCAGTCCCGCCAGTCGCGCATCGAGCGGACTTGCGAAATGAGCCGGCTCACCATCAAGAAGAATCTCTCCGGAATCGGGCGACATGACGCCGGTCAGCATTTTGATGAGGGTCGACTTCCCAGCGCCATTGTCCCCCACGACCGCGAGAATCTCGCCTTGAGCAAGCTCGAAATCCGCATTAGTCGCCGCGCGGACATGTCCAAAAGTCTTGGTGAGCCCATGCGCCTCAAGAACGACTTGCGGAGCCTGCTGTTCTTGTGCCATTACGCGTCAGCCTTCCGTGAGAATCGGTCCACGAGGACAGCCACGATCACGAGGATGCCCGTGGCGATCTCCTGATAAAGGGAATCGATGCCCGCTTGGGTAAGCCCGTTCTTCAGAACGACGACAATGATCGCGCCGATCATCGATCCGAAAACACCCCCTCGCCCGCCGAACATCGAAGTCCCACCGATAACGACAGCCGTAATCGCGTCCATGTTGCCGTTCTGATAGGCGCTCGGATCAGCCACCGAAACGCGACCGAAGGACTGCCAGCCAGCGATCGCATAGGTCAGACCCGCCACCGCGTACACCGATAGGAGCACCCTGTTTACCTGAACACCGTTGGCGCGCGCGGCGATGGGCGAGTCCCCCACCGCATAAACATGGCGTCCCCACGCCGTTCGGTTCAGCGCATAGATCATGACGGCGATCATGACGATCCACAGCGCCGTCCCGAGTGTGATCTTGAAATCGCCGATCGTCGTGCCGGTAGACAGCAGACGCAAGACTGGATCGGCCACCGGAACGCTCTGCGAGTTTGTGATGAGTCGAGAGGTGGCTGTGAGGATCGTGAACATACCAAGGGTGGCGATGAAGGCCGGCAGACGCAGTTTTGAGGCAAGCGTCCCGCTGATCAGGCCAATGCCCACACAGACTACGAGCGCGACAATGAGACCGAGTGCGCCGCCATGGTCCTGGGCAACCTTCGCTGCAAGGACCATTCCTAGCACCATGCTGGCGGCATTGGCCAGGTCGATTCCCGAGGTAAGTATGACCAGCGTCTGTCCGATAGCAAGCATTCCGACGACAACAGTCTGTTGGAGAATCAGAGATAGGTTCGGAGCATTAAGAAAGGTGTCTGTCGAGAGCGAGAAGATAATTACGGCGATGATCAGTGCGAGGATTGGTCCGGTTGATTGCGCGGTCTTGATCTTCGCAAAGACGTCCTTGCCTCGCCCATGGTCATCCGGCTTCCTCCGATTTTCGGCTCTGGCATCAGACTCTGCGAGTGTGTCTGTCATATGTTTGCATTCTTCCGTGAACGGTTAGGGTCCAGCGCAGGACCGCTCTCCGTGGGCGGTCCTACACAATTGGAATCAGTTACCCCAGCAGTTCTCCAGTCCCCATTCGACGGTCTGGGAATCTATGCCGTCGACTGGATTATCGGTCACGAGCGTTGTACCGGAGTCATTGACTCCGGACGGTTCGGTGCCGTTCTCTAGGTAATTGGCAATTGCTTCGACGGCCAGCTGGCCCATCTTGCCGGGGAATTGCATGACGGTGGCGTCGATGTCACCCGACTGAACGCTTCGCACACCAGAGCAACTGCCGTCGATGGACGTGACAATAACGTTCCCGGACTTCCCCGTGTTATCGATCGCTGCCGCCGCACCCTGAGCGACCGGCTCGTTGATGGTGTAAATAACGTTGATACCGGCGTGAGCCGACAAGAGATTCTCCATCGCAGACTGGCCGGTCTCCACGCTTGATTCTGTCAGAGCGGTTCCGACGATCTCCGGCGAGTCGTCCGTGATGCCGAAACCCTCGAGGAAGCCATTGTGCCGGTCTGCGGCAGCTCCATCAGACAGGTCGTAGTCGAGCATGGCGATTTGGGGTTCCGCCCCGCTCAATTGAGCCTTCGCGTACTGACCCATGAGGCTGCCACCTACAACGTTGTCAGTCTGATAGGACGCGTTAGCTGTGTCGGCGGGATCAAGCGACGTATTGACGGTGATGACGGTGATGCCGGCATCACGGGCCCGCTGAACAACGTCTACCAAAGCGGTGGCGTTGGCCGGGTCAAGCACAATTCCGTCGACCTTGCGCGCAATCATCTGCTCAATCGCGTCGACTTGAGTCGCCGAGTCCCCAGTGGTCTTCGACTCTGCAGTGATGACGTCGTAGCCCCGCTCTTTGGCAGCATCGGCAGCTGAACTCTGGAGGTCAGCGAAAAACGGGTTGGATAGCTGTTGCTCGACAACGCCGATGGTGTATGTCTCTCCGCCGCCGCTTCCGGCGGATCCCGAGGAACCGGCCTCACCGCCGGATGAGCATCCAACGATCCCGGCGGTAGCGGTGCAGGCAGCAAGCGCGGCAGCCAACCACAGGCGGTGGCCCCGCATATCCGATGGTGACATGGCATTCTCCCCTACGTCGATGTAGTTGGGCCCCGCGATCTCTCGGAGCCTCACGGACGGCTGCGCCCGTGCATCTATAGTCACACCGTCTTACGCAATCGTCAAGCTAAAGTTTGCGGTCCTTATGCATATTATTTTCATAATTACAGGTTGCGGCGCAACGTCGGCGTCCGCCCAACCGAGCTGCGGGGAAAATCTCATGTCTGCGCCGCACGCTCTTACCATGCTCCCCGTCCGAAAATGGGTCGTGCACGCGCTGATGGGCAGGACTGCCCATCAGACAGCGCGATCAGGTACCACCCACAAACTGCGATCCGTTCGACGAACGGGGCGGCAGGCCGTTGAGGTGGAGCAACGCATCGATCCCGATGTCGTTCTGATGAACCTCAGGATCATCCCTATTCGGGCATATTGTTTGTGCAAAACTATCGAAATACGATAGGTTTATATCGAATCTCAGGTAGAGAGACAGCTATGAGTACATGGGTCATTCGGGCCTTGCGTGTGGTGATCGGGATCGCGCTGGCCGGATCGGTGATCGTCCAGGCGGCGATCGTGGCGCTGCTGTGGTGGGACACTGACAAGGAGCCGACCGGGGTCGAGGTTTCATTGACGATTATCGGTGTTTTCGGCGTCGCGACCTTGCAGATCGTCGCCGTGTGTATCTGGCGGCTGCTCACGATGGTCAACCGCAGGACAGTGTTCTCACATACCGCCTTCCGTTTCGTGGATCTGATCATCGGCGCGATCAGCGCTGCCGCGGTACTGGTGTTCTCCATAGCGGTGGTTGCCCGGTTCGCAAATCATGCTGTGCCTGGCGATGAGGTCGCACGGGGCCTGGTTGCGTTGATCTGCGGTTTCGCGTTGGTGATCGCAGGTGTTGCGCTCGTGGTCTATGTGATGCGAACGCTGCTGGCGCAGGCTGTCGCGCGGGACTCCGAGGCGAAGCACCTGCAGTCTGAACTCAACGAGGTGATCTGATGCCGATCATCGTCGATATCGACGTGATGCTCGCCAAACGGAAGATGGCGGTCGGCACTTTGGCCGACCAGGTGGGCATTACCCCCGCCAACATCGCCGTCCTCAAGAACGGGCGAGCTAAGGCTATCCGATTCACGACCTTGGCTGGCCTTTGCGAGGCGTTGGACTGCCAACCGGGTGATCTCCTGCGCTGGGTGCCCGACGAGAACGCAGATGTCAGGACGCCGATGGACCAGGAAGTTCATCCGTGATCAGTGCGGGCTATCCGCGATCACGACGCGATCCGGCAGCTTCGCCACCGTCAGGAACGTCGGTGGACTCTGTGATGCTCGAGGCTTCCACCTCGCCGCTCTCAGGCTTGACGGATTCCACAGTGAGCGCAGGTCCGCGGCGTCCCTTATTGACCAGCCGCATGATAGGTCCGGACACCAGCAGCGCCACAGCGATCAGCAAGAACACAACAGCAACCGGCCTGGTGAAGAGGATGCCGATGCTGCCCTCCCCCCATCTGGATGCTCTGCCGCAATGACTTCTCGACCAGCGGTCCCAGCACCAAGCCGAGCACCAGTGGAGCAGCAGGAAACTTGTGCTGCATCAGGACGTACCCGATCGCGCCGGCCACCACGGCAACCAAGACATCGAACAGATTGTTGTTCAGGCTGTAGGTGCCTGCCAGGGCGACCGCCATGACGATCGGCACCAAGGTGGTCGGTTTGACCTGAAGGGCCTTGGCGAAAACGGGCACGAGCGGAAGATTGATGATCAGAAGCATCAGGTTGCCGATCAGCATGCTCGCCACCAGGCCCCAGAAGATGTCCGGATGCTCGGGAATCAACAGCGGGCCGGGCTGAATGCCCCACATCATGAGCCCACCCAGCAGCACGGCGGTACTCGCCGAGCCGGGGATTCCAAGCGTCAGCATCGGCACCATGACACCGGTTGCCGCAGCGTTGTTGGCCGACTCCGGCGCCGCCACGCCTTCGACGATGCCGGTACCCAAAAGATTGCGGCGCTTGGCGACACGTTTCTCGACACCGTACGCGAGCAACGACGAAACGGTCGGCCCGGC contains:
- a CDS encoding ATP-binding cassette domain-containing protein, whose product is MAQEQQAPQVVLEAHGLTKTFGHVRAATNADFELAQGEILAVVGDNGAGKSTLIKMLTGVMSPDSGEILLDGEPAHFASPLDARLAGLECVYQDLAVCPQMDIASNVFMGRELRKGGLVGRLFRNLDKREMRKRSAAYIADLGVGIHSVDQRVETLSGGQRQAVAIARAAAWASKVVIMDEPTAALGVRESGEVLELIQRVKERGLPVVLISHNMQEVGGIADRIHIHRLGHRAAVVDPKVTSMSDVVAVMTGALAPTEVESALIERKAPEDA
- a CDS encoding ABC transporter permease, whose amino-acid sequence is MTDTLAESDARAENRRKPDDHGRGKDVFAKIKTAQSTGPILALIIAVIIFSLSTDTFLNAPNLSLILQQTVVVGMLAIGQTLVILTSGIDLANAASMVLGMVLAAKVAQDHGGALGLIVALVVCVGIGLISGTLASKLRLPAFIATLGMFTILTATSRLITNSQSVPVADPVLRLLSTGTTIGDFKITLGTALWIVMIAVMIYALNRTAWGRHVYAVGDSPIAARANGVQVNRVLLSVYAVAGLTYAIAGWQSFGRVSVADPSAYQNGNMDAITAVVIGGTSMFGGRGGVFGSMIGAIIVVVLKNGLTQAGIDSLYQEIATGILVIVAVLVDRFSRKADA
- a CDS encoding helix-turn-helix transcriptional regulator, which encodes MPIIVDIDVMLAKRKMAVGTLADQVGITPANIAVLKNGRAKAIRFTTLAGLCEALDCQPGDLLRWVPDENADVRTPMDQEVHP
- a CDS encoding ROK family protein encodes the protein MLRTIIEAGGSATRSEIARATELSRPTVDERVTALTRLGLARATTARNSTGGRPASSIEFAAERFISLCVDIGERYARVAFVAFGGKIIAQQAIPIDLTVASDHLLSNVVVAATELQDGLKPEQRQIAGVGVGVPAPVDYPGGRTVGWSVMSGWSGFDIAGYFRDIFGVPTFVDNDVNLLLLAESETVLTDVEHVLFVKIGQGIGSALKISGAIDRGADGAAGDIGHVHVAGREDIICRCGKRGCLEALAGGWALARDFAARESSYAGIDAGEVADVIQHGTPLVMDLVHEAAQRVGEAVAVATSLLNPQAIIIGGRVGCASDQFVAAVRSVVYERSLPLATRKLSILNSQLDDTGGVRGAALLVEQNLLSEEHIDDLALRKDAKT
- a CDS encoding DUF2975 domain-containing protein — its product is MSTWVIRALRVVIGIALAGSVIVQAAIVALLWWDTDKEPTGVEVSLTIIGVFGVATLQIVAVCIWRLLTMVNRRTVFSHTAFRFVDLIIGAISAAAVLVFSIAVVARFANHAVPGDEVARGLVALICGFALVIAGVALVVYVMRTLLAQAVARDSEAKHLQSELNEVI
- a CDS encoding glucose 1-dehydrogenase encodes the protein MHKPTQADTFSLVGKTAVVSGGSSGIGQGIAQKLAEAGAAVIVAARHAEACQSTVDQIVQTGGTAEAHELDVTTRESVERLCQDVVAQHGGVDIVVNSAGIGLHSTALQLTDEDWDRVLDTNLNGTWRMCQIFGRVMVPAGHGSIINIGSMSGQIVNRPQWHLPYGVSKAAVHHLTRSLAAEWARDGVRVNCIAPGYVRTAIASTEYEDYAHYWRDEVPMGRYGSPSEIAPLALYLASDDSSFMTGTVLTIDGGYTLW
- a CDS encoding substrate-binding domain-containing protein, with translation MSPSDMRGHRLWLAAALAACTATAGIVGCSSGGEAGSSGSAGSGGGETYTIGVVEQQLSNPFFADLQSSAADAAKERGYDVITAESKTTGDSATQVDAIEQMIARKVDGIVLDPANATALVDVVQRARDAGITVITVNTSLDPADTANASYQTDNVVGGSLMGQYAKAQLSGAEPQIAMLDYDLSDGAAADRHNGFLEGFGITDDSPEIVGTALTESSVETGQSAMENLLSAHAGINVIYTINEPVAQGAAAAIDNTGKSGNVIVTSIDGSCSGVRSVQSGDIDATVMQFPGKMGQLAVEAIANYLENGTEPSGVNDSGTTLVTDNPVDGIDSQTVEWGLENCWGN
- a CDS encoding FGGY family carbohydrate kinase, translated to MDTPKVAVGLDVGTSSVKGTAIVEDGRVINVRSAVYPTGAPQPGWAEQSTQSWWLATVDVLRQLLSELAKESVQVSPSTSTVGLTGQMHTSVFLDDRRKAVRPSILWSDKRAGAECAWINRHIPQYAEITGNQAMPALTVAHALWLRAHEPEAFARVSLTLNPKDEIRRRLGAGIATDLSDASGTGLLNTHTGTWDSDLCAQIGIPMGFLPPTVASHEITGTIGEHNCMLPDDLAAVLGGVPVVAGCGDQSAQAVALGVTDLTTVGLSLGTSGVAFTVSAQPVAGSFRHVTGSQWLVLDSSHSSGLALEWIASLLGQDVGRLAVTATGPTNAPVFLPYLQGQRDTENGGGAPGSFIGLTSSQSSGDLVYSVMEGVAFDLRTLADKVADASRIGGDFRLVASGGGTEIDRWRSILAQVFEQPIRFTDRGSSFGVAQIAAESSGWAVPDEPDHAVSGGRRGEAEYSGPLSDRWHQFTKLARVLTETGA
- a CDS encoding SH3 domain-containing protein, encoding MMTAKRRIRTALAAAAAASVVIGGTIFVPQFALASNNTLIATSALNVRAEPTTGSAVLGVLSAGEQVERRGDPQGEWTPVSYAGQDAWVFSQYSTLDSIDAAPGGTATAIEPLNVRAAASTLTTIYGVLTVGESVAVTGEQVGGWVPVQYKGRDAFCYAPYLKSDATTDAPATNPYPVTPEAPQAPEVVNEGGTADNSGTGGDGFPDNDNDLGNVVTIPEHDADTGSGDASSADVTAPDEPAVPADDGVAGEAEPSEPTTSGEDQPSEPVTSDETEVPDTDTSAPEPSTDPAPDEGSVATGSANARTALNVRSGPGTSYPVLGTLSTGEQISTRGDDQSGWTPVIYNGQDGWVSSEFLSYTGEVDEEEPAAGQTTTGYTTTDVNLRTGPSLDYRVARVLDPGTEIQLTGVTQNGYSQVDDGGTLLWISTTYVSDTPVTTGGGSGPSQGPSVPPGSDTGTSLNTGGSSGLDGLTDSGKGIVYAVRANFPQIGTMYGVRPDSIPDHPSGRAVDIMLPGGVSDVDLGNQIAAYMQANADSLNIEYIIYRQQIWINGQSGWTAMADRGSATANHMDHVHVSVNY